The genomic DNA GTTTGCTGTTGAGCAGGGTGCCATCAATATCGATAGCAACAAGTTTAATGGTCATGTAATTCTCCGTAAATAAATTGATCGTTTTTGATGTAGCTGGTGAAAGATTGGGTATGTTCAGAAAAAATACCAGTATCAGACAGCATTTCTTTCGGGAAGTAGAAGCGGCTATCACCGTGAACGGTTCCTGCTAGGGAATGAACGATAGGCGAAAGACGAGATAATTCAATCATACTGCCATCCTTGCGGATAATTTCAATCTGAGTCCGTTTCTTTTCAGCATTTGGGCGGTAGATGTCATAAGGCAAATCAAAATTGTGGTGGATGGCTGTGTAGTATTGTGGGTCAAAACCAACATTTTTGACAATGCTTCTTAGGGTATCCAAACCCTCTTCGTTAGACTTGTTAAAGGTGATGGATTTGAAGACTTTTCGGTTGACGTAGCGCTGAGCTAAATCAGACAAGATCTTATCAGGCCCTTCACTCCAAGATTGGAAGTATGTGTTCATAACACCGTCATCAAGCGCCAGATAGTCTTTCAAACTGATTTGCCCTTCAAAAAATGGAACCAAACGTGGGGATGAAACTGAAAAATAGTCCTTATGCACTTGGTAGAGAATCTTTGCGCGATGCAGAAGGTTTTGCAGGAGGACTTCCATTGAGCGGCTAGCAGGATGGAAATAGACCTGCATATACATTTGATAACGACTGAGCACATAGTCTTCGACAGCGTGCATGCCTGATTCTTTAAAGGCGATGCCGTTTTCAGTAGGGCGAATGACGCGCAGGATGCGAGTTAAATCAAACTCTCCGTAGTTGGTTCCAGTGAAGTAGGAATCGCGCAGGAGATAGTCCATTCGGTCAACGTCAATCTGGCTGGAAATCAACTGAACCACCTGTTTGTTGGGGTAGGTGTGATTGATGACACTGGCTACCTTGTCTGGAAAATCAGGGGAAATCTGACAGAGAGCTGCATTGATTTCAGTATCAGGACTAGTAATGATGCGGCAGGTCATCTCTTCGTGATCGGTGTCAAACAGTCGCTCAAAGGTATGGGAGTAGGCACCATGTCCGACATCATGTAAGAGGGCAGCAGTCATGGTCACTAGAGATTCGGTCGCATTCCAGATGTCGGGGTATTTGTCTTCAAACTTTTGAGTAATGCGTCGCGCAATCTCGTAGACACCAAGGCAATGCGAAAAGCGGCTATGCTCGCCACCATGGAAGGTATAGGAAGTGGTTCCCAACTGCTTGATGCGGCGTAGTCGCTGAAACTCTCTTGTGTTGATTAAATTATAAATCAGTTCATGGTCTACATGAATATAATTGTGTACAGGGTCTCGAAATACTTTTTCAATCATGCTTTCATTATAGCAAAAAAACTGTGGATATGCCTGCTAGAACTGTCATAGACAAGAAAGTAAGAAAACCTATTTACGAAAGAACCTCTTTGTTTTATAATAGAGGAATGACAAATCAACTTATTTTACGAATTATTCAAGTTTTTATCGTCGGACTGATTGTCTGGATGCTTTATATCATTCTTAGTTACACTCGTAAGCACAAGATAAAACTAACAGAGCGGTTTTGGACAGGCTTTGGGATTGGCTATGTGACTGACTTGCTAGATACCTTGGGGATTGGAACTTTTGCAACGACCACCACCTTGTTTAAGGCAACCAAGTTAGTGGAAGATGATCGAAAAATTCCAGCAACGATGACAACGGCTCACATCATCCCAGTTCTGGTAGAAGCCTTGCTATTTATTACGATTGTAGAGGTCGATCTGGTTACCCTTATTGCTATGGCAACAGCTGCTTTTTCCGGAGCCTTTGTCGGTGCGCGTGTAACGCAAAATTGGGATACACGGAAGGTGCAGCGAATTTTAGGGATTCTTCTCATCATTGCTGCCTGTTTTATGGTCTATCGAATGCTAACGAATCCTGGGGCTGATTTGACGAACGAGGTCAAGGGACTGACTGGTTTCAAACTACTAGTCGGAATTGCCTTTGACTTCATGGTTGGTATGCTGATGAGTATGGGACTGGGGAATTATGCCCCTGAATTGATTTTCTTCTCACTAATGGGCATTAGTCCAGCAGTAGCTTTGCCAGTTATGATGCTTAATGCGGCCATGATTATGACAGCGGGAGCCAAGCAGTTTATTCAGTCTGGTCGTGTCAACTGGCCAGGAGTTCCTGGGATTATTATTGGCGGTGTCTTGGGTGTCTTGACGGCGGCCTTTTTCCTAACAAGTTTAGATGTCAATCACCTGAAGGTATTGGTTATCTTTATCGCCTCTTATACTGGTTTTACTCTCTTGCGTTCGTCGCTTGTCAAAACGATTGCCAAAACTTAGGGGGTGGAGTATGCAGATCCGTTTACGAAATGAAATTGACCTCGATGGGCAGTTAGAAGTCATCGATCAGGTCTATCCAGTAGAGGTCACAGAAAAGAACAATCAGCTCTATCTTATTTTTCTTAATGAAGAAAAGGAGAAAGTCCTAATCAAGAGTGGCGAAAACGAACTGGTCATGACCCGCTTTTCTGATCCCAAGTCCATCATGCGGTTTCTAGCTGACAAGGATGCAGTTATTAGTCTTCCTACTCCTGTTGGGATTCAACATTTTGTGACGTCGACTCATCGGTATGGCCTAGACAGAAATGAGCAGGAAATCAAATTGGATTACGACCTCAAAACACTTGAAACGGGGCAACTATTTGCTCGTTACCGGATGACCATATCCTGGCGTTAGTCTATTGGTAAAAACGTTTTCAATTCGATTTCTATTTGAATTTCGATTGAAATTTGTTATAATAGAAAACAAATCGAGGGAGTAGCTGGCGGTTTCGACCGTGGTATTGTCGTCAATCCGAAAATGTTTCCGGCAATATTTTAAATAGCGAGACTTGTTTTAGAACTTGTCTTCGCAAGTAAGGTATTTTTTGGAAGTGCCGAGCTGTGAAGATAGGTTCTCATCAAAACAGGTCTCTTTTTTATTGAAAAAGAGACCGAGAAGGAGAAAAAATTGTCAAAAGAACAAAAACGCGATTTGTTTTACACACAAGATGAAGAGCAAGTATTGTCAGCCATGGGCTCCTCTAAAGAGGGTTTGTCCAGTCAAGAAGCTAGTCAGCGCTTAGCTGAGTATGGCCGCAATGAATTGGACGAGGGGGAAAAACGCACCCTCTTGATGAAATTCCTTGACCAATTCAAGGACCTGATGATTATCATCTTGATTGCAGCAGCCATTTTGACCGTCATCACAGAAGGCAGTCATGGTTTGACCGATGCCATCATCATCTTGGCCGTGGTTGTCTTGAACGCTGCTTTTGGTGTTTACCAAGAAGGGCAGGCTGAGGCAGCCATCGAGGCTCTCAAATCCATGTCCAGTCCTGTTGCGCGTGTTTTGCGTGATGGCCATGTCGTGGAAGTGGACTCTAAGGAGCTGGTTCCTGGGGATATCGTTCTCTTGGAGGCAGGTGATGTGGTTCCTGCCGATATGCGTCTCCTAGAAGCCAACTCTCTGAAGATTGAAGAAGCGGCTCTCACTGGTGAATCTGTGCCAGTTGACAAGGACTTGTCGAAAGAATTGGCAGAAGATGCTCCGATTGGTGACCGTGTCAATATGGCCTACCAAAACTCTAACGTGACCTACGGTCGCGGCTTGGGTGTGGTGACCAATACTGGTATGTTTACCGAAGTGGGTCACATTGCAGGCATGTTGGCTAATGCGGATGAAACAGACACGCCACTCAAGCAAAACCTGCACCAGTTGTCTAAGGTTTTGACCTATGCGGTCTTGATTATCGCCTTGATTACCATGGCAGTTTCTGTCTTTGTTCGTGGCGAAGGAATCTTACCAGCCTTGATGACTTCTGTTGCCCTTGCGGTTGCGGCTATTCCAGAAGGTCTGCCAGCGATTGTAACAGTGGTTCTGTCACTTGGTACCCAGGTCTTGGCTAAACGAAATTCCATTATCCGTAAGTTACCAGCGGTTGAAACCCTTGGTTCCACTGAAATCATCGCATCGGATAAAACCGGTACCCTGACCATGAACCAGATGACTGTTGAGAAAGTCTATACCAATGGTCAACTCTTGGACGCCAAAGAAAGTTTTGATGCTTCCAATACAACCCTTCGTGTCATGAACTTTGCCAATGATACCAAAGTTGATCCTTCAGGTAAATTGATTGGTGACCCAACTGAAACAGCTCTTGTGCAATTCGGTTTGGACCAAAACTTTGATGTCCGCAACGCCTTGGTCAACGAGCCTCGTGTAGCAGAGTTGCCATTTGATTCGACCCGTAAGCTCATGTCTACTGTTCACCAGCAGG from Streptococcus oriscaviae includes the following:
- a CDS encoding DUF1934 domain-containing protein; translated protein: MQIRLRNEIDLDGQLEVIDQVYPVEVTEKNNQLYLIFLNEEKEKVLIKSGENELVMTRFSDPKSIMRFLADKDAVISLPTPVGIQHFVTSTHRYGLDRNEQEIKLDYDLKTLETGQLFARYRMTISWR
- a CDS encoding sulfite exporter TauE/SafE family protein, coding for MTNQLILRIIQVFIVGLIVWMLYIILSYTRKHKIKLTERFWTGFGIGYVTDLLDTLGIGTFATTTTLFKATKLVEDDRKIPATMTTAHIIPVLVEALLFITIVEVDLVTLIAMATAAFSGAFVGARVTQNWDTRKVQRILGILLIIAACFMVYRMLTNPGADLTNEVKGLTGFKLLVGIAFDFMVGMLMSMGLGNYAPELIFFSLMGISPAVALPVMMLNAAMIMTAGAKQFIQSGRVNWPGVPGIIIGGVLGVLTAAFFLTSLDVNHLKVLVIFIASYTGFTLLRSSLVKTIAKT
- a CDS encoding HD domain-containing protein, which produces MIEKVFRDPVHNYIHVDHELIYNLINTREFQRLRRIKQLGTTSYTFHGGEHSRFSHCLGVYEIARRITQKFEDKYPDIWNATESLVTMTAALLHDVGHGAYSHTFERLFDTDHEEMTCRIITSPDTEINAALCQISPDFPDKVASVINHTYPNKQVVQLISSQIDVDRMDYLLRDSYFTGTNYGEFDLTRILRVIRPTENGIAFKESGMHAVEDYVLSRYQMYMQVYFHPASRSMEVLLQNLLHRAKILYQVHKDYFSVSSPRLVPFFEGQISLKDYLALDDGVMNTYFQSWSEGPDKILSDLAQRYVNRKVFKSITFNKSNEEGLDTLRSIVKNVGFDPQYYTAIHHNFDLPYDIYRPNAEKKRTQIEIIRKDGSMIELSRLSPIVHSLAGTVHGDSRFYFPKEMLSDTGIFSEHTQSFTSYIKNDQFIYGELHDH